In one Thermosipho ferrireducens genomic region, the following are encoded:
- the der gene encoding ribosome biogenesis GTPase Der produces MPTVLIVGKSNVGKSTLFNKLIGKRKSIVDDKEGVTRDAVSDRVSYFGKVFEIVDTCGIFEIPEDLITQKTKENTISMLKEADAAVFIVDGRKGITSEDEHLAELLRKSGIEIIFVANKAENERKYQEVLPDLYKLGFGDPIPVSAEQGKNIDILIEKIIEILENKGYDLERTVEEKEIIRVAIVGRPNAGKSSLFNAILRSERSLVTPIPGTTRDAIDELVTIKDKKYLFVDTAGFKRKSKTEYKSLDMYSTVRSIKAIEMCDVAVIVIDALEGITKQDQKIAGIAENRGKATVIVYNKWDLVSHARERVDEYMNMFYEKLYFVNYSPVIFTSAVKSSGISKLINAINDAYNALKHRVSTSAVNAVVQRMMMFTPPPRGLKIFYGTQVDIRPPTFLFFTNGRKVPEHYQNLIRRTIRENIYSFTGAPIFLKFKSHH; encoded by the coding sequence ATGCCAACAGTATTAATAGTGGGAAAGAGTAATGTAGGGAAGTCAACACTTTTTAATAAATTAATCGGTAAAAGAAAATCAATTGTAGATGACAAAGAAGGCGTTACAAGGGATGCGGTTTCAGACCGCGTCTCTTATTTTGGAAAAGTTTTTGAAATAGTGGATACATGTGGAATATTTGAAATTCCGGAAGATTTAATTACTCAAAAAACAAAGGAAAATACAATTTCCATGCTTAAAGAGGCAGATGCAGCAGTTTTTATTGTTGATGGGCGGAAGGGGATAACTTCGGAAGATGAGCATCTTGCTGAACTTTTAAGGAAAAGTGGAATAGAGATAATATTTGTGGCTAATAAGGCAGAAAATGAACGCAAATACCAGGAAGTTTTACCTGATTTGTATAAATTGGGATTTGGTGATCCTATCCCTGTTTCTGCAGAACAGGGGAAAAATATAGATATTCTCATTGAAAAGATTATAGAAATTCTGGAAAATAAAGGCTACGACCTGGAAAGAACAGTTGAGGAAAAAGAAATAATACGTGTGGCAATTGTGGGCAGACCAAATGCGGGTAAATCTTCATTGTTTAATGCCATTCTAAGATCAGAACGCTCACTTGTTACACCTATCCCGGGTACAACTCGTGATGCAATTGATGAATTAGTTACAATAAAAGATAAAAAATATCTTTTTGTTGATACTGCCGGTTTCAAGAGAAAAAGTAAAACAGAGTACAAAAGTCTGGATATGTATAGTACTGTTCGCTCTATAAAAGCTATAGAAATGTGTGATGTGGCAGTTATAGTGATTGACGCGTTGGAAGGCATTACAAAACAGGATCAAAAAATAGCTGGAATAGCGGAAAACAGAGGGAAGGCAACTGTGATAGTTTATAACAAGTGGGATCTTGTGAGTCACGCCAGAGAACGTGTTGATGAGTATATGAATATGTTTTACGAAAAGCTTTATTTTGTGAATTATAGCCCTGTGATTTTTACAAGTGCTGTTAAATCTTCTGGAATTTCAAAGCTCATAAATGCTATAAATGACGCTTACAATGCTTTAAAACATCGGGTATCAACAAGCGCAGTAAATGCTGTTGTACAACGAATGATGATGTTCACACCACCTCCGCGTGGATTAAAAATATTTTATGGAACTCAGGTAGATATAAGACCACCAACTTTTCTGTTTTTCACAAACGGAAGGAAAGTGCCAGAGCATTATCAAAACTTGATTAGAAGAACTATACGTGAAAACATATATTCATTTACTGGTGCACCTATATTTCTTAAATTTAAATCGCACCATTAG
- a CDS encoding S1 RNA-binding domain-containing protein — MDNSFEKLLGEYLFDEVKRGSLVEGVVVRISESEVFIDFGWKGEGLVPAEELVRSPKDYGIGEKLTLMVLKTNDEEGTALLSEKKPLLSKLRNEIKEKYEKGEKIKGVVKQQIKGGYLVLIENVLPAFLPGSESLIKQGENIPDGFLEFKIIKFESRGRKQNIVLSRKAIKDEFVKRFFSERKPGDVIEGIVENIEKFGAFVRIVDGIVGLLPNSEVSYDNSITAEDVTEIGKSVKLLIKEIDRNNKKVTLSLKALMPDPWLNVEKKYPVGTVVSGTVKSILPYGFFVTLEPGVDGLVHISEIFWGKPGKINDVVSEGDVVKVVVKEVDKEKRKLSLSYKMAKGDPWEEVEEKYPVGNLVTGVVGTILTSGVIIDLEEGISGYCPISELSWRYIEKPEEIVRIGEKVKAVIIDLDKEARRIRLSVRKSTENPWEKFSRKYKNGDVITGKVLKEVKKGYIILVEDIEVYLPKSHTISVKNVGDSVTGKIIRFVQDGEIYRITISEKELVEKEKLKELQEETEKERTLSLERKISDANSINSGKE; from the coding sequence ATGGACAACAGCTTTGAGAAGCTTCTGGGAGAGTACTTGTTTGATGAGGTAAAAAGAGGTTCTTTAGTGGAAGGAGTAGTCGTAAGAATTTCGGAAAGTGAAGTATTTATAGACTTTGGCTGGAAAGGGGAGGGGTTGGTACCTGCAGAGGAGCTTGTAAGATCTCCAAAAGATTATGGAATAGGTGAAAAGCTAACATTAATGGTTTTAAAAACTAACGATGAAGAGGGGACGGCATTACTATCAGAGAAAAAACCTCTTTTATCGAAATTAAGAAACGAAATTAAAGAAAAATATGAAAAGGGAGAAAAAATTAAAGGCGTTGTAAAACAGCAAATAAAAGGAGGGTACCTTGTATTAATTGAAAATGTTTTACCGGCTTTTCTTCCGGGAAGTGAGTCTTTAATAAAGCAAGGTGAAAATATTCCAGATGGTTTTCTTGAATTTAAGATCATAAAATTTGAATCCAGGGGTCGAAAGCAAAATATTGTCTTATCGCGAAAAGCGATAAAAGATGAATTTGTTAAGCGATTTTTTAGCGAAAGAAAACCAGGAGACGTTATAGAGGGAATAGTGGAAAACATCGAGAAATTCGGTGCTTTTGTGAGAATTGTTGATGGAATTGTTGGATTACTTCCAAACAGTGAAGTTTCGTATGACAATAGTATAACAGCGGAAGATGTAACGGAAATAGGAAAGTCCGTGAAACTTCTTATAAAAGAAATTGATAGGAATAATAAAAAAGTAACCCTTAGTTTGAAAGCGCTTATGCCAGATCCATGGTTGAATGTAGAGAAAAAATACCCGGTTGGGACTGTTGTTTCTGGAACTGTAAAAAGTATTTTACCTTATGGTTTTTTTGTCACTTTAGAGCCAGGTGTGGATGGTCTTGTGCATATAAGTGAAATATTCTGGGGAAAACCCGGGAAAATAAATGATGTAGTTTCAGAAGGAGATGTGGTAAAGGTAGTTGTAAAAGAGGTAGATAAGGAAAAAAGAAAACTTTCTTTGAGCTATAAGATGGCAAAAGGGGATCCATGGGAAGAAGTAGAGGAAAAATATCCTGTTGGAAATTTAGTAACGGGAGTCGTTGGAACTATTCTTACATCAGGTGTAATAATTGATCTCGAAGAGGGAATAAGTGGATATTGTCCTATCTCAGAATTGTCATGGCGATATATTGAAAAACCGGAGGAAATTGTTCGAATTGGGGAAAAAGTTAAGGCTGTTATAATTGATCTTGATAAAGAAGCAAGAAGAATTAGACTGAGTGTAAGAAAATCAACGGAAAATCCATGGGAAAAGTTTTCCAGAAAATATAAAAATGGAGATGTAATTACCGGAAAGGTATTAAAGGAAGTAAAGAAGGGGTATATAATCCTGGTAGAAGATATAGAGGTATACTTACCAAAATCACATACAATTTCAGTTAAAAATGTGGGTGATAGTGTTACGGGAAAAATTATCCGTTTTGTCCAGGATGGAGAAATATACAGAATAACTATAAGTGAAAAAGAACTGGTTGAAAAAGAAAAATTAAAAGAGCTACAAGAAGAAACGGAGAAAGAGAGGACTCTTTCTTTAGAAAGGAAGATAAGCGATGCCAACAGTATTAATAGTGGGAAAGAGTAA
- the ispH gene encoding 4-hydroxy-3-methylbut-2-enyl diphosphate reductase → MQIIVARNIGFCSGVDRAVKKTKELLEKGYRVFTDDDIVHNKNVMNDLLVSGLSFEDGEVFLVRAHGLPPEKIREYEKKYRVVNLTCPIVMDLFEKAKRLREKGYKIVVFGKKSHPEMIALKGYVSDAMVTKVPGKFVEKKVAFLSQTTSSLEEFNEFICETTKISKINELLVCNTICDLTIKREEEVKKLSKICDLIIVIGGKHSSNTLKLARLASINTSVLHVESVNELINIPDNVKKVGIVSGTSTSVYDVEKVIDRLKELGGMLENGQQL, encoded by the coding sequence ATGCAGATAATAGTAGCCAGAAATATAGGTTTTTGTTCTGGAGTGGATCGCGCTGTTAAAAAAACAAAAGAACTTCTGGAAAAAGGATATAGAGTTTTTACTGATGATGATATAGTTCATAATAAAAATGTCATGAATGATTTATTGGTTTCTGGACTTTCTTTTGAAGATGGTGAAGTGTTTCTTGTGAGGGCGCATGGATTACCACCGGAAAAGATAAGGGAATATGAAAAAAAATATCGTGTAGTGAATCTAACATGTCCAATTGTAATGGATTTATTTGAAAAGGCAAAAAGATTGAGAGAGAAAGGCTACAAGATAGTTGTATTTGGGAAAAAAAGCCATCCGGAAATGATCGCTTTGAAAGGATATGTTTCTGATGCCATGGTTACTAAAGTTCCAGGCAAATTTGTTGAAAAAAAGGTGGCGTTTTTGAGTCAAACCACCTCATCGTTAGAGGAATTCAATGAATTTATATGTGAAACTACAAAAATATCAAAAATTAATGAATTGCTTGTGTGCAACACAATATGTGACCTTACTATAAAAAGGGAAGAAGAGGTGAAGAAACTTTCAAAAATATGTGACCTTATTATCGTAATTGGTGGCAAACATAGTTCAAATACGCTCAAACTTGCAAGGTTAGCTTCCATAAACACTTCTGTGCTTCATGTGGAGAGTGTTAATGAGTTAATTAATATTCCAGATAATGTAAAAAAAGTAGGAATTGTGAGTGGAACTTCTACGTCTGTTTACGATGTAGAAAAAGTTATAGATAGATTAAAAGAATTAGGAGGGATGCTGGAAAATGGACAACAGCTTTGA
- the cmk gene encoding (d)CMP kinase, translated as MSCKIAIDGPAGSGKTTVAKKLAEKLGYYYLDTGAMYRIVGLYLHSKGITPEDEITLSMLEDIDLKFIEGKFFFLGKEAGDEIRTPDAGKYASLYARHPVVRKYLTSLQKKIAQSGNIVVEGRDIGTVVIPDAEVKIFLEASPEARARRRFEELKAKGLNVEYSEILNEILLRDKQDSERDIAPLKPAEDAFIIDTTNLSVSEVIEKILEVVKIKCR; from the coding sequence ATGTCCTGTAAAATAGCAATAGATGGACCAGCTGGTTCTGGAAAGACTACTGTAGCAAAAAAACTTGCTGAAAAACTGGGATATTATTATCTTGATACTGGAGCAATGTACCGGATAGTTGGCCTATATCTTCACAGTAAAGGTATTACCCCTGAGGATGAAATAACTCTGTCAATGTTAGAAGATATTGATTTAAAATTTATAGAGGGCAAATTCTTTTTTTTGGGAAAAGAAGCGGGAGATGAAATAAGAACACCAGACGCTGGTAAGTATGCATCATTGTACGCAAGACATCCCGTAGTTAGAAAATATTTAACGTCTTTACAGAAAAAAATAGCTCAATCTGGAAATATTGTTGTAGAGGGCAGGGATATAGGCACTGTTGTGATTCCTGATGCAGAAGTTAAAATTTTTCTTGAAGCTTCTCCTGAAGCAAGAGCACGTCGGAGGTTTGAAGAATTAAAAGCAAAAGGTTTAAATGTAGAGTATTCTGAGATACTGAATGAAATATTATTAAGAGATAAGCAGGATTCTGAAAGGGATATAGCACCATTAAAACCTGCAGAAGATGCTTTTATAATCGATACTACAAATCTTTCAGTATCTGAAGTTATTGAGAAAATTCTTGAGGTGGTTAAAATCAAATGCAGATAA
- a CDS encoding STAS domain-containing protein, giving the protein MKTTKVEFKEIEEKVIAIISGDIDAYHSADIKKAIREKMLETSVSKFVIDLSNVSYIDSAGLGSLVAILKDARMNDKELILAAPKQAVMRVFEMTRLDKVFKIVSTMEEA; this is encoded by the coding sequence ATGAAAACGACAAAAGTTGAGTTTAAGGAAATTGAAGAGAAAGTTATAGCCATTATATCTGGAGATATTGATGCTTACCATTCGGCGGACATAAAGAAAGCAATCAGGGAGAAAATGCTTGAAACGAGTGTTTCAAAGTTTGTGATTGACCTTTCAAATGTTTCATACATAGATAGTGCAGGTCTTGGAAGTCTTGTGGCGATTTTAAAAGATGCCAGGATGAATGATAAAGAGCTTATTTTGGCTGCCCCAAAACAGGCTGTTATGAGAGTATTTGAAATGACAAGATTGGATAAAGTATTTAAGATTGTTTCTACAATGGAGGAAGCATAA
- the aspS gene encoding aspartate--tRNA ligase, with protein MYRTHTCGELRSTHVGEIVEIAGWVERIRDLGGIKFIILRDRYGIVQVVVTPESEAYSPALEIGREWVIKVKGVVKKRPEETITETPTGEIEVYAENLEILSKAALPPFYPGEKVSEDLKLKYRYIDLRSENMRRNIVLRHKMAQAAREFLNSHGFIEIETPDLTKSTPEGARDFLVPSRLQKGKFYALPQSPQLFKQLLMVAGFDKYYQFARCFRDEDLRADRQPEFTQIDIEMSFVEMEDILEIMEKFVKYVYSKVGIELPEKFDRLTYDEVMEKYGSDKPDRRIGMELTDFTDYFKNTDFKIIRNIIDNGGSVKGFVAKIPISRKIASEYEEVVKESGLGGLLWFKVEKVVVSPTAKFLGDEYKKISEDFALEEGEVVLIAAHKNREILNTALGNLRIKLGKKYFKDLMKGFDAFWVVDFPFLEWDEEENRYVARHHPFTMPHVEDLNKDPAQIKAYAYDMILNGNELGGGSIRIHKKEVQERVFDIIGLSKEEAETKFGFLLEALQYGAPPHGGIAFGFDRMVAIAAGLDNIREVIAFPKTSSGACLLTGAPSRVSNEQLNELSIKIDGGESYENDKS; from the coding sequence TTGTATAGGACTCATACATGCGGAGAACTTAGAAGTACTCACGTAGGCGAAATTGTAGAAATTGCAGGGTGGGTTGAGCGAATAAGAGATTTGGGTGGTATAAAGTTCATAATACTCAGAGATAGATATGGAATAGTTCAGGTTGTTGTTACACCTGAATCTGAAGCGTATTCTCCGGCTCTTGAGATTGGTAGAGAATGGGTGATAAAAGTAAAAGGAGTGGTTAAAAAAAGACCTGAAGAAACAATAACAGAAACACCTACAGGAGAAATAGAAGTTTATGCCGAAAACCTTGAAATTCTTTCTAAAGCTGCTTTGCCGCCGTTTTACCCAGGAGAAAAAGTTTCAGAAGATTTAAAACTAAAGTATAGATACATTGATCTTCGTTCAGAAAATATGAGAAGAAATATAGTGCTTCGTCATAAAATGGCCCAAGCTGCAAGGGAGTTTTTAAATTCCCATGGGTTTATTGAAATTGAAACCCCTGATTTAACTAAAAGTACCCCAGAAGGTGCGAGGGATTTTTTGGTGCCTTCTCGCTTGCAAAAGGGAAAGTTTTATGCTTTGCCACAATCACCGCAATTATTCAAACAACTTTTAATGGTAGCAGGTTTTGATAAATACTATCAATTCGCCAGATGTTTTCGTGATGAAGATTTAAGAGCTGATAGACAGCCAGAGTTTACTCAAATAGATATTGAAATGTCGTTTGTAGAAATGGAAGATATCCTGGAGATAATGGAAAAATTTGTGAAATATGTTTATTCAAAAGTTGGAATAGAGCTTCCTGAAAAATTTGACAGGCTTACTTATGATGAAGTAATGGAAAAATACGGTTCAGATAAGCCGGATAGACGGATAGGAATGGAATTAACTGATTTTACAGATTATTTTAAAAACACTGATTTTAAAATAATAAGGAACATAATTGACAACGGAGGTTCTGTTAAAGGATTTGTTGCAAAGATACCAATAAGCCGAAAGATTGCATCTGAATATGAAGAAGTGGTCAAAGAATCCGGGCTTGGTGGATTGTTATGGTTTAAAGTAGAAAAAGTAGTTGTTTCACCTACGGCAAAATTTTTAGGTGATGAGTATAAAAAAATCTCTGAAGATTTTGCATTAGAAGAAGGAGAAGTCGTTTTAATAGCTGCTCATAAAAACCGCGAAATTCTTAATACTGCGTTGGGAAATCTGCGCATAAAGCTTGGGAAAAAATATTTCAAAGATTTAATGAAAGGTTTTGATGCGTTCTGGGTTGTAGACTTTCCCTTTCTTGAGTGGGATGAAGAAGAAAATCGATATGTTGCCAGGCATCACCCATTTACCATGCCTCATGTAGAAGATTTAAATAAAGATCCCGCGCAAATAAAGGCCTATGCTTATGACATGATATTAAATGGCAATGAACTTGGTGGTGGAAGCATAAGAATTCATAAGAAAGAAGTTCAAGAAAGAGTTTTTGATATAATAGGATTGTCTAAGGAAGAAGCTGAAACAAAATTCGGTTTCTTGTTGGAAGCACTTCAGTATGGAGCTCCTCCACACGGCGGGATAGCTTTTGGCTTTGACAGAATGGTTGCTATAGCCGCGGGTCTGGATAACATAAGAGAGGTTATAGCTTTTCCAAAAACTTCAAGTGGTGCCTGTTTGCTTACTGGAGCTCCATCCAGAGTTTCTAACGAACAACTAAATGAGCTTTCAATAAAGATAGATGGAGGTGAATCTTATGAAAACGACAAAAGTTGA
- the fsa gene encoding fructose-6-phosphate aldolase: MKIFLDTANIDQIKQGVEWGVIDGVTTNPTLVSKENRPFEETIKQICELVQGPVSAEVISLDWKGMVEEARKLSQIDEHVVVKIPMTPEGIKAVKILSSEGIKTNVTLVFSVNQALLAAKAGATYVSPFIGRIDDIGNDGLKMLEEIVVVYNNYAFETEIIAASIRHPMHVAEAAMIGVDVATVPFNVLEKLFKHPLTDIGIERFLKDWEKYRAGR, from the coding sequence ATGAAAATTTTTCTTGACACAGCCAATATTGATCAGATCAAACAAGGCGTAGAGTGGGGTGTAATAGACGGGGTCACAACGAATCCTACTCTGGTTTCTAAAGAAAACAGACCTTTTGAAGAAACTATTAAGCAGATTTGTGAACTTGTCCAGGGACCTGTTTCCGCTGAGGTGATTTCTTTAGATTGGAAAGGAATGGTGGAAGAGGCGAGGAAATTGTCACAAATAGACGAACACGTTGTTGTTAAAATACCAATGACACCAGAAGGAATAAAAGCTGTTAAAATTCTTTCTTCGGAAGGAATAAAAACCAATGTGACTCTTGTGTTCAGTGTTAATCAGGCTTTGCTTGCGGCAAAAGCAGGTGCAACATACGTTAGTCCATTTATTGGAAGGATAGACGACATAGGAAATGATGGATTAAAAATGCTTGAAGAAATAGTTGTGGTTTATAACAATTACGCATTTGAAACAGAGATAATTGCTGCGAGTATCAGGCATCCCATGCACGTGGCGGAAGCTGCTATGATAGGTGTTGATGTAGCAACTGTTCCTTTTAATGTTTTAGAAAAATTATTTAAGCATCCTTTAACAGATATAGGTATTGAGAGGTTTTTAAAAGATTGGGAGAAATATAGAGCAGGTAGGTGA
- a CDS encoding carbohydrate ABC transporter permease, which yields MRKLIIYLLLSFGFVIMIMPFAWMLVTSFKLPSEVQEWPPKWITKNFFGERDVKVEIKLGGIKTVRGLSLSEALSYSAAAIEDENVLNIIINDDPFYRGTMRIDTTGFKYTNFADKEKFYNWLENLELPETFDTESPEKFFEDVFLYYKSGASPYFSRVEFVSSLTKKLESALKGISLIEKFVDRRIKDENEAVQFKRFLENVKVNLDNVRSDVLKYKAGKELILTDGEIEKILDILKKYDFEYTGSNPLVSVYNTKVVNPVISEKKHVEFYTKVLKYFKTLQTSVVEKPIVARILRKDERIALLKKNLEAFPDKTTLNEVLKSNGFEKLPENYSKKVDALMLEKYNITNTELVNLKTVVVSLKNLLVENKIDYYSIVLNEGFSKLLEISQDKLQNSSTYKIVRAKLNAYSDLNNFEALLKDLILYSEYVERLRKIYVNSMNAWQIIEAPDFVKAIRVRDGNFVEIELDNVSPVYLSDDNLKTIKLKFSFGEIFANVFQNYVDAWNEAPFGRYYWNTFFVATATTILEVIVASMAAYAFSWMVFPGRDLLFGIFLATMMIPGEVLLVPNFITIAKFGWIDTYYALIVPWIVSVFAIFLMRQHFLTIPKELFDASKIDGCSHWRFLWQVVVPLSKPVIITGALLKFVGSWNAFLWVLIVTNSDKYRTLPVGLQNFSSDVGTLYNHLMAAATFSVLPVIILFLFTQQYFVRGIARTGLK from the coding sequence GTGAGAAAACTGATAATATATTTGCTCCTTTCATTTGGTTTTGTAATAATGATTATGCCGTTTGCATGGATGCTTGTAACCTCTTTCAAATTACCAAGTGAGGTTCAGGAGTGGCCACCAAAATGGATCACAAAGAATTTTTTTGGCGAAAGAGATGTAAAAGTAGAAATCAAATTGGGAGGAATAAAGACTGTAAGGGGTTTGAGCTTAAGTGAAGCGCTGAGTTATTCAGCGGCTGCTATTGAAGATGAAAATGTTTTAAATATAATAATCAATGACGATCCATTTTATCGTGGTACAATGAGGATTGATACAACGGGATTTAAGTACACTAATTTTGCAGATAAAGAGAAATTTTATAATTGGTTAGAAAATTTAGAATTACCAGAAACTTTTGATACTGAGTCGCCTGAGAAGTTTTTTGAAGATGTTTTTCTTTACTATAAAAGTGGTGCTTCTCCATACTTTTCCAGAGTTGAATTCGTAAGTAGTCTGACAAAGAAATTGGAATCTGCTTTAAAAGGTATAAGTCTAATTGAAAAATTTGTTGATAGAAGAATCAAAGATGAAAATGAAGCTGTTCAATTCAAAAGATTTCTGGAAAATGTTAAGGTGAACCTGGATAATGTCCGTTCAGATGTATTAAAATACAAAGCAGGAAAAGAGTTAATATTAACCGATGGAGAAATAGAGAAAATTCTGGACATATTGAAAAAATATGATTTTGAATACACCGGTTCTAATCCTCTTGTTTCTGTTTATAATACAAAAGTTGTCAACCCGGTTATTTCGGAAAAAAAACATGTTGAGTTTTATACGAAAGTCCTGAAGTACTTTAAAACTTTGCAGACGTCTGTTGTTGAAAAACCCATAGTTGCTCGTATTTTAAGGAAAGATGAAAGAATTGCACTTTTGAAAAAGAATCTGGAAGCTTTTCCTGATAAGACTACACTTAACGAAGTGTTAAAGTCAAATGGTTTCGAAAAACTTCCGGAGAATTATTCTAAAAAAGTGGATGCTCTTATGCTTGAGAAATATAATATTACCAATACAGAACTTGTGAACCTAAAAACTGTGGTTGTATCTTTGAAAAATTTGCTGGTGGAAAATAAAATAGATTATTATTCGATAGTACTTAATGAAGGATTTAGTAAACTTTTAGAGATTTCTCAGGATAAACTACAAAATAGCAGCACGTATAAGATAGTCCGAGCCAAGCTAAACGCTTATAGTGACTTGAATAATTTCGAAGCACTTTTAAAAGATCTGATACTTTATTCGGAGTACGTCGAAAGGCTGAGAAAAATATACGTAAACTCTATGAATGCATGGCAGATAATAGAAGCACCTGATTTTGTGAAGGCTATTCGTGTACGTGATGGGAATTTTGTTGAAATAGAACTTGATAACGTTAGTCCAGTTTATTTAAGTGATGATAATCTTAAAACTATTAAATTGAAGTTTTCATTTGGGGAAATTTTCGCAAATGTATTTCAAAATTATGTAGATGCCTGGAATGAAGCTCCTTTTGGAAGATATTACTGGAATACATTTTTTGTGGCAACTGCTACTACCATTCTTGAAGTTATTGTTGCTTCAATGGCTGCGTACGCTTTTTCGTGGATGGTATTTCCTGGAAGAGATTTGTTATTTGGAATCTTTCTGGCTACTATGATGATACCAGGTGAGGTTTTACTTGTGCCTAATTTTATAACAATTGCAAAATTTGGCTGGATAGATACATATTACGCACTGATTGTTCCATGGATTGTAAGTGTTTTTGCTATTTTCCTGATGAGGCAGCATTTCTTAACTATTCCCAAGGAATTATTTGATGCTTCGAAAATAGATGGATGCTCGCATTGGAGATTTTTATGGCAGGTTGTGGTACCTCTTAGTAAACCGGTGATTATTACAGGAGCGTTGTTAAAGTTTGTTGGAAGCTGGAATGCATTTTTATGGGTTTTGATAGTAACAAACAGTGATAAGTATAGAACTTTGCCAGTTGGTCTTCAAAATTTCAGTTCAGATGTCGGAACTCTTTACAATCATTTAATGGCTGCAGCAACGTTCTCAGTTTTACCAGTTATAATTCTTTTCTTGTTTACACAACAATATTTTGTCAGAGGAATTGCAAGAACTGGTTTGAAATAG
- a CDS encoding carbohydrate ABC transporter permease produces MVVSKKKRMRETALAYLFLLPSLIVLGIFVFWPVGFSFVLSFFKWDFRNMNTPYFHGLSNYLEIFRFDYPPKFSFITGFLFSLNYVAFSIIIILSIFAFVEFVKTKGKAFATYLAIILLSLLSYKALTVNTVWIASVLLWGFLAYELLKNKSAFRIRAFKSHIWISVAAIILLYVIFEMSVANEKSVFAFLIDAKDKNLFLKALVNTFYYVILTVPITLALALGLAVLLNSNVKFRIFFRTAYFIPFVTSVVAVSLVWKWIFNDEYGLLNYFLSWFNVDPIRWLKDEKWTIPTIAIVSIWKQLGYNSIIFLAGLQNIDQFYYEAAEVDGANVWQKFTKITWPLLSPTTFFLLIVSMIGAFKVFAQVYVLYEGLPGPYNNSGITMVYYVFDLFYRQQRMGLASAAAYLLFAVILVFTIIQYRVGNKVVEYVS; encoded by the coding sequence ATGGTTGTCTCTAAAAAGAAAAGAATGAGGGAAACTGCTCTTGCATATCTTTTTTTATTACCATCATTAATAGTATTAGGTATATTTGTTTTCTGGCCAGTAGGTTTTTCTTTTGTTTTAAGTTTCTTTAAGTGGGATTTTAGAAACATGAATACTCCTTACTTCCATGGATTGAGCAACTACCTGGAGATATTTAGGTTTGATTATCCTCCAAAATTTTCTTTCATAACGGGATTTTTGTTCTCGTTAAATTACGTGGCATTTTCAATAATTATCATCCTTTCAATATTTGCTTTTGTTGAATTTGTTAAAACTAAAGGAAAAGCATTTGCTACATATTTGGCAATAATTTTACTTTCTTTATTAAGTTACAAGGCACTTACTGTTAATACTGTGTGGATTGCAAGTGTTCTTTTGTGGGGATTTTTAGCTTATGAACTTCTGAAAAACAAAAGCGCTTTTAGAATTAGAGCTTTTAAATCACATATATGGATATCTGTCGCGGCTATTATCCTGTTGTATGTTATTTTTGAAATGAGCGTGGCCAATGAAAAAAGCGTTTTTGCTTTTCTTATTGATGCAAAAGATAAGAATTTATTTCTTAAAGCTTTAGTCAACACATTCTACTATGTTATTCTTACAGTACCTATTACATTAGCTTTAGCCTTGGGACTTGCAGTATTACTTAACAGTAATGTGAAATTCAGGATATTCTTTAGAACTGCATATTTCATACCGTTTGTTACATCAGTTGTTGCAGTGTCGTTAGTGTGGAAATGGATTTTTAATGATGAATACGGGTTATTAAATTATTTTCTTTCCTGGTTTAATGTGGACCCAATAAGGTGGTTGAAAGACGAAAAATGGACAATTCCTACAATAGCGATTGTTTCTATATGGAAACAACTGGGATATAACTCTATAATTTTCTTAGCTGGATTGCAGAACATTGATCAATTTTACTACGAAGCTGCCGAGGTTGATGGAGCTAATGTCTGGCAAAAGTTTACAAAAATTACCTGGCCATTACTTTCTCCAACCACTTTTTTCCTTCTTATTGTGTCAATGATAGGTGCTTTTAAAGTCTTTGCTCAGGTTTATGTTCTTTATGAAGGATTACCTGGTCCGTATAATAATAGTGGAATTACAATGGTATACTATGTTTTTGATTTATTCTACAGGCAGCAGAGAATGGGTCTGGCAAGTGCTGCTGCGTATTTACTTTTTGCAGTTATACTTGTGTTTACTATTATTCAGTACAGGGTTGGAAATAAAGTTGTAGAATACGTATCATGA